A single genomic interval of Osmerus eperlanus chromosome 14, fOsmEpe2.1, whole genome shotgun sequence harbors:
- the lsm6 gene encoding U6 snRNA-associated Sm-like protein LSm6, with the protein MSLRKQTPSDFLKQIIGRPVVVKLNSGVDYRGVLACLDGYMNIAVEQTEEYVNGQLKNKYGDAFLRGNNVLYISTQKRKV; encoded by the exons ATGAGCCTCAGAAAGCAGACCCCGAGTGATTTCCTGAAGCAGATCATTGGCAGACCGGTGGTGGTCAAGCTGAATTCTGGAGTGGATTACAGAG GTGTGCTAGCTTGCCTGGACGGCTACATGAACATAGCTGTGGAGCAGACAGAGGAGTATGTTAACGGCCAGCTGAAGAACAAATACGGAGATGCCTTCCTCAGGGGAAACAATG taTTGTACATCAGCACTCAGAAGAGGAAGGTTTAA